A DNA window from Phyllostomus discolor isolate MPI-MPIP mPhyDis1 chromosome X, mPhyDis1.pri.v3, whole genome shotgun sequence contains the following coding sequences:
- the USP11 gene encoding ubiquitin carboxyl-terminal hydrolase 11 isoform X5 encodes METRSKDGTWPSKQPRAVSSTSKEDENFQGQPGICGLTNLGNTCFMNSALQCLSNVPQLTEYFLKNRYLEELNFCNPLGMKGEIAEAYADLVKQAWSGHHRSIVPNVFKTKVGHFASQFLGYQQHDSQELLSFLLDGLHEDLNRVKKKEYVELCDAAGRPDHEVAQEAWQNHKRRNDSVIVDTFHGLFKSTLVCPDCGNVSVTFDPFCYLSVPLPVSHKRVMEVFFVSMDPRRKPEQHRLVVPKKGKISDLCVALAKHTGVSPERMMVADVFSHRFYKIYQLEESLSSILDRDDIFIYEVSGRSSISENTREDVVLPIYLRERTPARDYNNSYYGLMLFGHPLLVSVPRDRLSWDALYHILLYRLSRYVTRPSSDDEDDGDEKDMEGKNSIPKPGNMAGGSSHNPGPEQAGPSSGVAGGSRAPVNNSPGPSHWPQRARRKHLFTLQTVNSNGTSDRSNFNEDTHGVSFSSQPYIAIDWEPEMKKRYYDEVEAEGYVKHDCVGYVLKKAPVRLQECIELFTTVETLEKENPWYCPSCKQHQLATKKLDLWTLPETLIIHLKRFSYTKFSREKLDTLVEFPIRDLDFSEFVIKPQNESAPELYKYDLIAVSNHYGGLRDGHYTTFACNKDSGQWHYFDDSSVSPVSENQIESKAAYVLFYQRQDVARRLQSKPQPGSSDPPAPPTCESLPKSESMDVN; translated from the exons ATGGAGACCCGAAGCAAGGATGGCACTTGGCCCAGCAAACAGCCACGTGCTGT GAGCAGCACATCGAAGGAGGATGAGAACTTCCAGGGCCAACCAGGCATCTGTGGTCTCACCAACCTGGGCAACACGTGCTTCATGAACTCGGCCCTGCAG TGCCTCAGCAATGTGCCACAGCTCACTGAGTACTTCCTCAAAAACCGCTACCTGGAGGAGCTCAACTTCTGCAACCCTCTGGGCATGAAGGGTGAGATCGCAGAGGCCTATGCGGACCTGGTGAAGCAGGCCTGGTCTGGCCACCACCGCTCCATTGTGCCCAATGTGTTCAAG accaAGGTTGGCCACTTTGCATCCCAGTTTCTGGGCTACCAGCAGCATGACTCACAGGAGCTGCTGTCATTCCTCCTGGATGGGCTGCATGAGGACCTCAATCGTGTCAAGAAGAAGGAATATGTGGAGCTGTGCGATGCCGCTGGGCGGCCTGATCAT GAGGTTGCTCAGGAGGCCTGGCAGAACCACAAACGGCGGAACGATTCTGTGATTGTGGACACTTTCCATGGCCTTTTCAAGTCCACACTGGTGTGCCCTGATTGTGGCAACGTATCTGTGACCTTCGACCCCTTCTGCTACCTCAGTGTCCCACTGCCTGTCAGCCACAAGAGGGTCATGGAGGTGTTCTTTGTCTCTATGGACCCTCGCCGCAAGCCAGAGCAG CACCGGCTCGTGGTCCCCAAGAAAGGCAAGATCTCAGATTTGTGTGTGGCCCTGGCCAAACACACTGGTGTCTCGCCAGAAAGG ATGATGGTGGCTGATGTCTTCAGTCACCGCTTCTATAAGATCTATCAGCTGGAAGAGTCTCTGAGCAGCATCTTGGACCGAGATGATATTTTCAT ATACGAGGTGTCAGGCAGGTCTTCTATCAGTGAGAACACCAGGGAGGATGTGGTGCTCCCTATCTACCTGCGGGAACGCACCCCAGCCCGGGACTACAACAACTCCTACTATGGCCTGATGCTCTTTGGACACCCACTCCTGGTGTCAGTGCCCCGGGACCGGCTCTCCTGGGATGCCCTGTACCACATCCTGCTGTACCGCCTTTC ACGCTATGTGACCAGGCCCAGCTCggatgatgaggatgatggtgatgagaaag ATATGGAGGGTAAGAACAGCATCCCCAAGCCTGGAAACATGGCTGGGGGCAGCTCCCACAACCCTGGGCCAGAGCAGGCTGGGCCCAGCTCTGGAGTTGCTGGCGGGAGCCGGGCCCCTGTGAACAACTCTCCTGGACCATCTCACTGGCCCCAGAGAGCACGGCGCAAGCACCTGTTCACCCTGCAGACAGTGAACTCCAATGGGACCAGTGACCGCTCGAACTTTAACGAGGATACTCATGGTGTTTCCTTCAGCT CCCAGCCGTACATTGCCATTGACTGGGAGCCAGAGATGAAGAAGCGTTACTATGACGAGGTAGAGGCTGAG GGCTATGTCAAGCATGACTGCGTTGGGTACGTGCTGAAGAAGGCTCCAGTGAGGCTGCAGGAGTGCATTGAGCTCTTCACCACTGTGGAGACACTGGAGAAGGAAAACCCCTG GTACTGCCCCTCCTGCAAGCAGCACCAGCTGGCCACCAAGAAGCTGGACCTGTGGACACTGCCTGAGACTCTCATTATCCACCTGAAACGCTTTTCCTACACCAAGTTCTCCCGAGAGAAGCTGGACACCCTTGTGGAGTTTCCTATTCG GGACCTGGACTTTTCCGAGTTTGTAATCAAGCCACAGAATGAGTCAGCCCCGGAGCTGTACAAATATGATCTCATCGCGGTGTCCAACCATTATGGGGGCCTGCGTGATGGACACT acACAACATTTGCCTGCAACAAGGACAGCGGACAGTGGCACTACTTTGATGACAGCAGCGTCTCGCCTGTGTCTGAGAATCAGATTGAG TCCAAGGCAGCTTATGTCCTCTTCTACCAACGCCAGGATGTGGCACGTCGTCTGCAATCCAAGCCCCAGCCTGGCTCATCTGATCCCCCAGCACCTCCTACTTGTGAATCCCTGCCCAAATCCGAGTCCATGGATGTAAACTGA
- the USP11 gene encoding ubiquitin carboxyl-terminal hydrolase 11 isoform X6: METRSKDGTWPSKQPRAVSSTSKEDENFQGQPGICGLTNLGNTCFMNSALQCLSNVPQLTEYFLKNRYLEELNFCNPLGMKGEIAEAYADLVKQAWSGHHRSIVPNVFKTKVGHFASQFLGYQQHDSQELLSFLLDGLHEDLNRVKKKEYVELCDAAGRPDHEVAQEAWQNHKRRNDSVIVDTFHGLFKSTLVCPDCGNVSVTFDPFCYLSVPLPVSHKRVMEVFFVSMDPRRKPEQHRLVVPKKGKISDLCVALAKHTGVSPERMMVADVFSHRFYKIYQLEESLSSILDRDDIFIYEVSGRSSISENTREDVVLPIYLRERTPARDYNNSYYGLMLFGHPLLVSVPRDRLSWDALYHILLYRLSRYVTRPSSDDEDDGDEKDMEGKNSIPKPGNMAGGSSHNPGPEQAGPSSGVAGGSRAPVNNSPGPSHWPQRARRKHLFTLQTVNSNGTSDRSNFNEDTHAQPYIAIDWEPEMKKRYYDEVEAEGYVKHDCVGYVLKKAPVRLQECIELFTTVETLEKENPWYCPSCKQHQLATKKLDLWTLPETLIIHLKRFSYTKFSREKLDTLVEFPIRDLDFSEFVIKPQNESAPELYKYDLIAVSNHYGGLRDGHYTTFACNKDSGQWHYFDDSSVSPVSENQIESKAAYVLFYQRQDVARRLQSKPQPGSSDPPAPPTCESLPKSESMDVN; encoded by the exons ATGGAGACCCGAAGCAAGGATGGCACTTGGCCCAGCAAACAGCCACGTGCTGT GAGCAGCACATCGAAGGAGGATGAGAACTTCCAGGGCCAACCAGGCATCTGTGGTCTCACCAACCTGGGCAACACGTGCTTCATGAACTCGGCCCTGCAG TGCCTCAGCAATGTGCCACAGCTCACTGAGTACTTCCTCAAAAACCGCTACCTGGAGGAGCTCAACTTCTGCAACCCTCTGGGCATGAAGGGTGAGATCGCAGAGGCCTATGCGGACCTGGTGAAGCAGGCCTGGTCTGGCCACCACCGCTCCATTGTGCCCAATGTGTTCAAG accaAGGTTGGCCACTTTGCATCCCAGTTTCTGGGCTACCAGCAGCATGACTCACAGGAGCTGCTGTCATTCCTCCTGGATGGGCTGCATGAGGACCTCAATCGTGTCAAGAAGAAGGAATATGTGGAGCTGTGCGATGCCGCTGGGCGGCCTGATCAT GAGGTTGCTCAGGAGGCCTGGCAGAACCACAAACGGCGGAACGATTCTGTGATTGTGGACACTTTCCATGGCCTTTTCAAGTCCACACTGGTGTGCCCTGATTGTGGCAACGTATCTGTGACCTTCGACCCCTTCTGCTACCTCAGTGTCCCACTGCCTGTCAGCCACAAGAGGGTCATGGAGGTGTTCTTTGTCTCTATGGACCCTCGCCGCAAGCCAGAGCAG CACCGGCTCGTGGTCCCCAAGAAAGGCAAGATCTCAGATTTGTGTGTGGCCCTGGCCAAACACACTGGTGTCTCGCCAGAAAGG ATGATGGTGGCTGATGTCTTCAGTCACCGCTTCTATAAGATCTATCAGCTGGAAGAGTCTCTGAGCAGCATCTTGGACCGAGATGATATTTTCAT ATACGAGGTGTCAGGCAGGTCTTCTATCAGTGAGAACACCAGGGAGGATGTGGTGCTCCCTATCTACCTGCGGGAACGCACCCCAGCCCGGGACTACAACAACTCCTACTATGGCCTGATGCTCTTTGGACACCCACTCCTGGTGTCAGTGCCCCGGGACCGGCTCTCCTGGGATGCCCTGTACCACATCCTGCTGTACCGCCTTTC ACGCTATGTGACCAGGCCCAGCTCggatgatgaggatgatggtgatgagaaag ATATGGAGGGTAAGAACAGCATCCCCAAGCCTGGAAACATGGCTGGGGGCAGCTCCCACAACCCTGGGCCAGAGCAGGCTGGGCCCAGCTCTGGAGTTGCTGGCGGGAGCCGGGCCCCTGTGAACAACTCTCCTGGACCATCTCACTGGCCCCAGAGAGCACGGCGCAAGCACCTGTTCACCCTGCAGACAGTGAACTCCAATGGGACCAGTGACCGCTCGAACTTTAACGAGGATACTCATG CCCAGCCGTACATTGCCATTGACTGGGAGCCAGAGATGAAGAAGCGTTACTATGACGAGGTAGAGGCTGAG GGCTATGTCAAGCATGACTGCGTTGGGTACGTGCTGAAGAAGGCTCCAGTGAGGCTGCAGGAGTGCATTGAGCTCTTCACCACTGTGGAGACACTGGAGAAGGAAAACCCCTG GTACTGCCCCTCCTGCAAGCAGCACCAGCTGGCCACCAAGAAGCTGGACCTGTGGACACTGCCTGAGACTCTCATTATCCACCTGAAACGCTTTTCCTACACCAAGTTCTCCCGAGAGAAGCTGGACACCCTTGTGGAGTTTCCTATTCG GGACCTGGACTTTTCCGAGTTTGTAATCAAGCCACAGAATGAGTCAGCCCCGGAGCTGTACAAATATGATCTCATCGCGGTGTCCAACCATTATGGGGGCCTGCGTGATGGACACT acACAACATTTGCCTGCAACAAGGACAGCGGACAGTGGCACTACTTTGATGACAGCAGCGTCTCGCCTGTGTCTGAGAATCAGATTGAG TCCAAGGCAGCTTATGTCCTCTTCTACCAACGCCAGGATGTGGCACGTCGTCTGCAATCCAAGCCCCAGCCTGGCTCATCTGATCCCCCAGCACCTCCTACTTGTGAATCCCTGCCCAAATCCGAGTCCATGGATGTAAACTGA